The Papaver somniferum cultivar HN1 chromosome 3, ASM357369v1, whole genome shotgun sequence genome includes a region encoding these proteins:
- the LOC113355164 gene encoding uncharacterized protein LOC113355164 — MRCFAPAGAVSSSSAAAAAILFFSLNNNIFISRKKKNCGFVAKLSNNNDPLLQSAINDASHRFQETQKPEPLFVDPYAGCFLTDYDVQRDIDQYSSSASHYCLATKFIDDKLLDTMSKTDELRQVVLFTDGMDTRPYRLKWPTSTVMFDVSAEQVYITAAQKLKDVGAKVPKRCLLVHVPSKSADTQENLYRKGFNGNRPSIWALQGIPMMTWENFKDIMVLVSSLATKGCIFVGELPTWLVDTESAMKGLEQPDTRNWMDKFFRSNGFRVTVIDYDEVAENLGRDPPSGYGKNILFVAEQLRLSDSQMESWREQFQRVEEEGDEDGFEEL, encoded by the exons ATGAGATGCTTTGCACCTGCCGGAGCAGTAagttcttcttctgctgctgctgctgctatacTCTTCTTCTCACTCAATAACAATATATTCAtctcaagaaagaaaaaaaattgtgggTTCGTTGCAAAACTCAGTAATAACAATGACCCACTGCTTCAATCAGCTATTAATGATGCTTCACATCGTTTCCAGGAAACCCAGAAACCAG AACCTCTGTTTGTTGATCCATATGCTGGGTGTTTTCTAACTGATTATGATGTTCAAAGAGATATAGATCAATACTCATCTTCTGCATCACACTATTGCCTTGCCACCAAGTTCATTGACGATAAGTTGCTTGATACAATGTCCAAAACGGATGAGCTTAGACAG GTTGTTTTGTTTACAGATGGTATGGACACACGGCCGTATCGACTGAAATGGCCAACTTCAACTGTAATGTTTGATGTATCGGCGGAACAGGTTTATATTACAGCAGCTCAAAAGCTTAAAG ATGTTGGGGCTAAAGTTCCAAAACGATGCTTGCTTGTTCATGTCCCATCCAAATCTGCTGATACCCAAGAGAATTTATACAGAAAGGGATTTAACGGAAACAGGCCAAGCATATGGGCACTGCAG GGAATACCGATGATGACTTGGGAGAATTTTAAAGACATTATGGTCTTAGTGAGTAGTTTAGCAACAAAAGGATGCATTTTCGTTGGAGAATTGCCTACCTGGTTGGTCGATACCGAGTCTGCAATGAAG GGTCTTGAACAACCTGATACACGGAACTGGATGGACAAGTTTTTTAGAAGCAATGGCTTTCGAGTTACCGTCATTGActatgatgaagttgcagagaatttGGGCAGGGATCCTCCATCAGGTTACGGCAAGAATATACTTTTTGTTGCAGAGCAACTGCGGCTGTCGGACAGTCAG ATGGAAAGTTGGAGGGAACAGTTTCAAAGAGTGGAGGAAGAAGGAGATGAAGACGGGTTCGAAGAACTCTAG
- the LOC113358924 gene encoding nicotinamide/nicotinic acid mononucleotide adenylyltransferase-like, with protein sequence MDIALPLDKLNLKSKDQHSSAYEGQVFVVLVATGSFNPPTFMHMRMFELAKDALNLEGFCVIGGYMSPVNDAYKKKGLISAEHRLQLCDLACKSSPFVKIKKAKNKNCKK encoded by the coding sequence ATGGATATCGCATTGCCACTGGATAAGCTCAACTTAAAATCCAAAGATCAACATTCATCAGCGTATGAGGGCCAAGTTTTTGTTGTTTTAGTAGCGACAGGAAGTTTCAACCCTCCCACTTTCATGCATATGCGAATGTTTGAACTGGCAAAAGATGCACTGAATTTAGAAGGGTTTTGTGTTATTGGAGGCTACATGTCACCTGTGAATGATGCATACAAGAAGAAAGGTCTCATCTCTGCTGAACATCGTTTACAGTTGTGCGATCTTGCTTGTAAAAGCTCACCGTTTGTAAAAATAAAGAAGGCCAAGAACAAAAATTGCAAAAAATAA